The sequence CTTTGTGCAAACAGTGTTGTTGATTATAGTAAGGCAGTGGCACCATAAATAATCTAAACCATAATCTGGCTGGACAGGTACATTTCTACGTTGATCAAGCTTTCAACATTTATACATGATATGCTAATTACGGGACTTAAAATGGCCTTTGATATTCTGTGAATTCAAGAGGTAATTTTCAAATATGGGAATCTTCATAATTTCTCAAGTAAAATAAGGCTAGTAGTCAAATGTTAAGCACTTGACACATCACTGTTCATAGATAATGAACAAGAATGTAGCACACACCTGTATTTCCACCTCCTACAATGGTGTAAGTCTTCCCAGACCCAGTCTGACCATACGCAAACACAGTGGCATTGTATCCCTCAAAACAGCTGTGGACGAGCGGCTCCACAATCTTGCTGTATGCTTCATCTTGAGACGTTTTGGATGTCAACACGTGGTCGAACGTGAAGGCACGGTCCTTTCCAAGAACCAGCTGGTTTGCACCTGGTatcacacgcacgcacacctATTGATGCAGCAAACAACGGAAGTAGTCAGTTGAAAATTTTTCAGATGCATACAGTATAGGGCTGCCATAAGGATTACAAGATTTAGGGCTTTGTTGACTCAAACAAAAATTTTGCTGCCTAATCATTTTTGATGTGATATCTCAAGTTACTAGTAGATCATAAGCAAAGTTGTGAACTGGCCAGGTCATATCCAGCAGTTTAAGGTATAGGGTACAGGATGTTCCGATCATTGCAAGGACACCACGATGCCTACATTATCTATCCTGGGTGACATCCCAGTTACCTTTCTGTTCAAAACTAACTAGTTCTAAGATATAAACCCATCAGCTATGGATGAATGTTTCAGACCTGGTGATTATGTAGACGCTCCCTGGGAAGAAGTGGTCTGACTCTGACTGCAACCCGTACTGGCACTTCTGGACCCTGCATGTCTGATTCTTCTGAATATCCCAACCTGCAGTTTTTATGTCACAGTCTAGCAAAACAAGAGACAAAAAAGCAATCATTGTTAGGATAATGATAGTGAAAATCCACAAATACCAAAAAAATTATGATCCATGTCATCTTATATAGGATCTTATTCTTAATGATATGATTATTCTTTCACCaatttatatactagtatatgaattGCAATCATGCATTAATTTGTCAAGTAATCAATAAAATGGCCAACCAGCTATACCCTGACCGGTAGTACCTCTTGAAACTCAAGTTTTTTGCTAGTCCATCATATTTTGCAATACTTGCCAAACAACTTTAACATTTGCTAAATATGATTATTATAAATGCTAATCAATATTAGATATATTAAGGTATGTTTACATGCAAAAGtaacctgggggggggggggggtggctggAAATTTGAGCGACTTacaatacttttgtatactGACAAAAAATCAATGACAGAAGCTAGTGATACCTATTCAAATTAGAGGTGTGTGTCAAACGTCAAAAGGAAAAAGGCCATTACATTCTGCCATTGTCTTATTTTAGACATCATAAAAGGGATTTGAGGACAAATAACCAGTGATTTCCATATGTTGAGCTCATCATGCACAGTACATACATCATGTCTCTACAGAATAATGGCCCAATGTGGGTCCTCTTTTGTAGTCTGACAAAAGCTCAAACAAAGGGTATCATGGGACATAAGTCTGACTCATCATGATGACACCACATATTTTGGGCTTTTATCCGAAAATTGGTCCGAAGTACATAATAAAGAGGTTCAAAATGACCCGCATTTTACTTGTTTTCATGGGcacatttcaaattgcaatactgtATTCACAATTTAAATATTTTTTATTAGACTAATGTTCAAAGTATTTGAAATTGGGTCATGTTCAGAACTAAAGGACAAGAACGTTATCCCGTCAGTCCACAGAAATACATATGAGGTGTGACTAGCTTAACAACACAAACTACTGCACGGCTTTGTACATTTTCTACCCTTGGGGGACGGGGCCGCGGgcgacttttttttaatttcagctGATTGGAAAATGTTCCAACAAGACGATCCATCCAACGATGGTCAATTATTCTTAAATCTTTGCAAATTCTGTTCTTTCCGTGTTACTCTCTCACGCTTCTTATCATACTAAGAAAGTAGATGTCCCACAGAGGGGCAATAATATCGTGTAGTCAGGTCCAAGCGGTATCAACAAAGTTCTGATGCATAACAGGTGTTTcgggcccgctcgaaacagtccCGCTCGGAAAATGGGCTTCATAATACAGGATTTACAGGATTAAACCTCTCTACTTACCTCAGTTTTCACTGATGAAGTACTCGGATGGTCTCTGAAGCGTATATTTTACCAATTCCGCCTGCCGTTAGGGGACAGACGACAACAAAAACAGTGGCACAAACAACCAACAGTCGTCCgagtccgccatgttgaaaCTATGTCAACTACCCAAGCTGCCCTAGGCAATAGTCTAGTTTTGCAGACTTCGTATAAGATACCTAATGTTAAAATGATAGTTGAGACAAAACTTTAGCTTCCCATTCAAAACTAAAGATTATGAAACACGTTATATTAGTACAATAATATTCAATAAGCGCAGTCATAGTAGTTAGTGAGCATCGAAGCTTTCAGCAACTGCTGATATTTGATGGCTGCGTATTTAGGCTAGTTTTACCCCACCTCGCATGCGCCGTGAACCCTGATCACCCGAGGTGGGAGGGCAGCTGGATTACAGATTAGTGGAAGTGGGTCAAAATGTCTCGTTTAAAATCGTTAATTGTGCCCTCTGTGAGGTGTATTGTGCATAGACGATACTGCAGCACTGAGAGGGTAACCAACGCCTTGGTCACCGAGTACAGGAACGACATTTTCGAGGAGGAAAAGCGGCGTCAGCAGGGCATGGTGCGCAGACTGGAGAAGATCGAGGTCGTTCACGTGGGGCCCAACGACCCCGGCACCTTCATCATGAACAAGAACCTGTCCACACCCTACCACTGTGCCATGCGTGAGTGCTAATCATGATATGACTGTTGTTGTAGGTCTGTTTATTACCGTCGGTAACTTGTCAACATCTCTCCCCTgaacctaccccccccccccagggttggtggggaggggggtggtggtGGCATTCTCAAGACTTTGGTTTGTTACACAGTAGTTCCAGCTTCAGTTTGGATAAAGCATCCAATCAAGATTACTTAcgctacctccatgaaaaatggaggtttaGTTTTTGATCTGACTCTGGACGGGCACAATCAGATACCAATAATACAAATTAGGGGGTAGTTTGCATAGTTAATAAGAACGatgtatatttctgttgtttccatCACATCTTTGATACATGTGGCAGGTGAGACATATCTACAGATACCAATTATATCCTTGCAAACACAAATCCTTACAGTAAATGTATTCTTTACATTAAGGATAGTGTTGTGATGAtgttattgattgatgataaatTGTATGAGTTCTCTAATTTGTCACATTAACCACCTTTACAGACATCAGTGAAACCTACACCAAATACTCTGTGCTTGCCATGGTGAATGGTGAACCCTGGGACATGTGGCGACCCTTGACAGAAGACTGCGAGCTGAGCTTCGTGCGCTTCCGTGACAAGCACCCAGAGGAGGCCAACAAGTCATACTGGCGCTCATGTGCCCTGATTCTCGGAGCAGTGATGGAGACAGCATTTAAGGACACGATTTACGTACAGCTTGCTCGGGCTCTTGAACTCCCCATTATTAAGGGCATGTTTGTATACGATGTAGACTTGGGCCTGAAGGACTGGACACCAGCTAAAGATAACCTTCGTTCCCTGAGCCTGTCTGCAATCACCATGAAATCCAAGGACTTGCCATTTGAGAGACTTGAAGTGGACCCTAGCCTGGCAATCAGGCTGTTTCAGCACAGCCAGTACAAGCAGCGTGAGGTAGAGGAAAGGGTACGGGGAGGTAGAGTTACTCTGTACAGAATGGGCAAATTTATCGATATCCATGATGGACCAATGATGTCAAAGTCAAGTTTAGTGTCAATGTTTACAGTAGCAGGGATACATGAGCTCCCAGGTGGGCTGTACCGTGTGCAGGCTATATCCCTTCCCCATGACTTCTATCTCCACAGCAGTGTGTGGAACAAACTGGTAAAGAGGGCTAGTGTCCCCCTAGTGGGAGACCTGAGTACTGCAGGGGTAGATGAGTCATGGAGGGAGACTAAAAGTTCAGCAGCATAATGTTGACATCTTTTTCAAGAAACCTTGTTATGAAAGgattattgtatttgtaagGAAGAATTATGTTTAGTAACAGTTTGCAGATACATGTGACACTTTTGTTGATAACAAGACTCCCTCTCAAGAAGGACACTTATGATCATGTATCTcatcaaaaataaaataaaaaggcttgctaaatagatacaaaaacatgtacattgtaccagcacatagtttttttaaaaatagaaaTCAGAAAGTGTAAGTGTAAAATAGGTGCCACAATTTCACAAAGCagcatttctttattttgcattgtgATGTATCAACATACCATACATGCAAGTCAGAGCTAAAACCAGGTCACTCAAATTTATTAATAAGATAAGACACAGaattcattttgtatctggCAACTGGCAgttttacatgatacatgtattcagaaaaacacacaagTCACCATCtacatttcatgattttgacTGTAAAAGCTGTACAACTCTTGCAATCATGATGACAGCCAGTGATAGCTAGTCACATATGTCTATCTTCTTGAAGCACCAGGCATTCCAGGTGTTGGGCGCCCAGGAACAGGTATTGATCTTTCGACCATCCCCACATCCATGCCTGTATGTTAAAAGATAGATAAATCAATGCATCATGATGTCAAATGATGAAAATACAGAACACAGTGCATTGCCATCACGTCCAATGTTTTCTTGGGTTTCCTTTTGTGAGTTAACAATGTTATATAGTCTGGATgtccaatacatgtactttagctCTTTACCAACTCAGCCTTAACTTATCAGTTACCATCTTGGACTAACACTTAAATCCTAACCTTCTAACCCCACCCAAACCATGGCAAGTAGACCAGGGTCTTGGGCCAAGTTTGTAGGGCATCGAATTGGCTGAGCCAAGTTGGTAAAGGGCTGAATCATCCTGATCCTAAAATTCTTTCCAGAGGTTATTACAGAAAGGACTATAAAGAACAGACCAAATGTGACATGGCAACATCAAGGTCAGTTTCATGCCACAACTGACACAAAAGTGCATTTATATCTTTATCTTTTTAAAACCATAAAACTAGATGTAAGCTTGACCAACATCAACATCTCCACAGAACATAGTAGACCTATCCTTACCTGCCAGCCTGCATGGGATATCTGGATGTCCTGTCTGACAGCCAGCCACAAGAACATAGCTCCAGCCCATCCTGCCATGCCTCATACAGCTGGTGGTAGGAGGCTACACTGGCGTTCTGTTCAGCGCAGGCCTGCACTGCCTCCTCATAGTCGTACTTGTAGGAGCCAGCCGGCGAAGTTATGTGGAAGATGTGACCTGTTACAGATGATATGCTACTAAATATTTAACCATAACCATTTTATCAACCTGATCACAAATTTCAGTTATTACGGACCCATTTTCAGACATGTCGACGTCCTAACAATTAGGCTGTTTTGAATTAGAAATAAAGCATACCAAGACTTGGCGACGTGCCACAAAGGTCGTCCTTGATTTTGGAAGCCAGGTCATCGCTCTGCGTCAGCTGACCCTGCAGTTCGGCACAGCACAGTTTGCCACTTAACGTTTGATTGACAGCTTCGTCAGTCTGTTGTTTGAGCTCACTCAGTTCAGCTTCCATAGACGTTGTTTTCTTTGTGAGGGTCCGGATGAGCTCTGAACAGTTGAatgataaaaacatttcaagcttTACTTTTAAACCATAATGTAGTCATTGTAGTGTACAACACTTGAACTGTTGCCATTCAGAGTCACATCGACTTAAtatgaaaactagagttcctcgaacacatatcttcgccaaataaacaatttctttggAAGAttgttctttttgaatgattaatgtgtataagtccatatgttatctagtcacatgtagtggttggttggattatgaacattgtgagtagattagtctattctgttggtgtacataatgcagcaaattttttggcgatgtgaatgaatgtctttgcataatcagaacaatttgtacaggtatgaggttactgttctattttttgttgtcataattactttcggagagctggttatgttttgggcagcgtttgtatgtatgtatgtatgtatgtttgtatgtatgtagaaaccagcaaattgaaaACCGGCTGAATAGATtgtagtgatatttggtatgtggggtaggtcttggaaacctggaaaccacaggaacacgccgataattgcattcgtcactcaccaaacccgGCCACTGTTGGTCCTTCCAATTTACGGAcctttttaactcaccaagggtcatctaagggccatatgtaaggattgctacgacccccgccttggtgaacgttagtttcaatctcatgaaaatagaaagtaaagttttgcagtcgcgagttaagtcagaggtattttacagagtccaaggttatgatttctgcgactgtccgatgacagccgcctgtcacctttggcgatttgtatttctcgcaatgatgtcagttctttctagccgacctttcccttacaatatgacatctctgttaagagttgaggaacgcgtggataattgacggtgacccttttgacctaagtgctgttctgcaacatgttgggtttgtcttgtcccagcacttggtcacttgttgttttaacctagttcatAGA comes from Branchiostoma floridae strain S238N-H82 chromosome 2, Bfl_VNyyK, whole genome shotgun sequence and encodes:
- the LOC118410482 gene encoding brevican core protein-like encodes the protein MDMASTGVFLKTLAFLLCCAIVSGSVQEKAIDEVEGQTEDCLTVKYCPRTATVCTDGALVQRVLADILERLGRTEQVVRAQEELIRTLTKKTTSMEAELSELKQQTDEAVNQTLSGKLCCAELQGQLTQSDDLASKIKDDLCGTSPSLGHIFHITSPAGSYKYDYEEAVQACAEQNASVASYHQLYEAWQDGLELCSCGWLSDRTSRYPMQAGRHGCGDGRKINTCSWAPNTWNAWCFKKIDICD
- the LOC118410481 gene encoding 39S ribosomal protein L39, mitochondrial-like, whose protein sequence is MSRLKSLIVPSVRCIVHRRYCSTERVTNALVTEYRNDIFEEEKRRQQGMVRRLEKIEVVHVGPNDPGTFIMNKNLSTPYHCAMHISETYTKYSVLAMVNGEPWDMWRPLTEDCELSFVRFRDKHPEEANKSYWRSCALILGAVMETAFKDTIYVQLARALELPIIKGMFVYDVDLGLKDWTPAKDNLRSLSLSAITMKSKDLPFERLEVDPSLAIRLFQHSQYKQREVEERVRGGRVTLYRMGKFIDIHDGPMMSKSSLVSMFTVAGIHELPGGLYRVQAISLPHDFYLHSSVWNKLVKRASVPLVGDLSTAGVDESWRETKSSAA